Below is a window of Drosophila willistoni isolate 14030-0811.24 chromosome XR unlocalized genomic scaffold, UCI_dwil_1.1 Seg144, whole genome shotgun sequence DNA.
TATGCAACTGCTATCCGTAATTTCGATATCGAAttctgttttccttttttcttgttcttgtttttgtttttttttcttttttgttttgttggtaaCTTCGAACTACAACTATTACAAGGAACTCAAAAAACTTCAAAGGGAAGAAGAACTCTACAAATTGAAAGAACTTGAGGGAAAGATATTTTGCATTATCTCTGTgaggatttttgtttttgttttgtttgttggagTGGTGGGTGGGGatcatttatgtatatagaataGTACATAGAACGAAAccgatatacatataaatatatataattattattgctgctgctgctgctgatcttgttgttgttgtgggatATTTAGTAACTAATTTGTGtgattaaataatttaattgatcaaaaacaatttttatcgGTATAAATAACGTGCctaaaaatttcgaaaacagGCTTTctcctttcttttttaaacTCAAATTTCGATTCGTAAATccataaattgaaatttaatattgttttagTTGCAATAAATTTCGAATATGCGGAATTACAAATCGATTTTTGAgcgagtgagaaagagagagagataaccttaacatatattttgttttaatattttattttagtttttgtcaATTGGCTAAATGATAAATGttaactgaaattttttcttgtTATTGTTCTTGCTGCTGCGCCCAATAAAGAAGGCGAGAAGGAGAagcaattaatatatatatattaaaacaattgccaaaaaaaaaaaaaaacaactaaataTCAATTGtcaatgtacatatatatatatatatagatatatatatcataGACATTTACAGATGGACAACGTTTAGGTGGTTAAACAAAGCCAAGGATAGTGGATTGTTGGTGGTGGTTAGGGCCATGGGGGTATTAGTAATAGCGTTTAACTTAATTGAAGAGGCGGCAACGATGACGATTTTCGCTTCGTTTTTGTTTGCtcgatttttgtttcattttttttgttttgtttcgtttgttttgttttttgtttttttttttggaatcaCAAATGTTAGCTAGTATTTAAATACACATGTAGGTAAGAtattcaaaaaggaaaattaaatttgctcttggtggtggtgatggtggtggcggcggcggcggcgacgGTGACAGCGGCGGCTGCAGAGGCGATGGTGTTAGAGAGACAACTTCATGTCGTCGACGacagcgacgacgacgatgaggaGAAGAACGACTACGCCTACGACGGTGATAATGTGGGTGGCAAATTGTGGCAACCATGCGGCGGCGGCTGGTGCTGCTCGCTTCATTCCAAATTTCGCACTTCGAATCGCTTGTACGTATAGTTAATGAAGACCCAATCCTTGGCAATTTCACCGCCCTGCGGTATAGGGGCCGATGCTATAggaaagcaaaacaaaaacagttaAAGTTGATGGGCAAGTCttagagtaagagagagagagagagagtgggagatTAACACTTACGTATCTCCAGTGAGACATCGGGAAACTCATCGAAATTGGACGTATCATCGATGGAGCGCACTTCAACGGGTATTGCTGCTGGACGTTCACGTATATGCTCCCAATCCACGCCACGAAAGAACGGCACCGATTTCAAATCATCGAGACCACGCTGAGAGCCAAGTCGACGATCCGCCTCGCAACAGAAATTGATAATCGTCTCTTTGGCCTCCTCGGATATGGGAATTTCCGGTGGAAATATCAATGTTTCACGCCAATTCATTACTTTGCGATAAGTATCCTGTGGATTATCTGAACAGAATGGCGGATAGCCCATTAACATTTCGTACATGATGACGCCCAGCGACCACCAATCGCAGGCAGGTCCATAGCCAGTCTGCAGGAATACTTCGGGGGCTATATAATCCGGCGTTCCCACCGTACTGTAAGCCAAGGCGCGTCGATTTCGTTTCCATGACTCGGCTCGTCGCTTTGAGTCCATGGggctaataaaaataaaaataaaaaaacaaatgtgtGTGATTACTATCACCTTTTTTTCTCTGTATAAGTGAAGTTCTCTCTTACCTGGCACAGGTGCCAATAAAATCGGATGGTTTTGCTTGCGACAAATCGCGATAAAAGTCTGTGCGATGTGACTTCTTTAAACCAGTGCACAAACCGAAGTCAGAAAGctgcaaaaaacaaaccaaaccaaaccattATAATCGCATTCTGTATATGTCCACAGGATTCTACCTTGAGATGCCCCCGTGCATCGAGCAGTAAATTATCT
It encodes the following:
- the LOC6638984 gene encoding serine/threonine-protein kinase tricornered — its product is MMSSRTDNSTTDGSSIRFSDHTLDKATKAKVTLENYYSNLVTQYGERKQRLAKLEAQLKDESLTESQRQEKRLQHAQKETEYLRLKRLRLGVEDFEALKVIGRGAFGEVRLVQKKDTGHVYAMKVLRKADMLEKEQVAHVRAERDVLVEADHQWVVKMYYSFQDQVNLYLIMEFLPGGDMMTLLMKKDTLSEECTQFYISETALAIDSIHKLGFIHRDIKPDNLLLDARGHLKLSDFGLCTGLKKSHRTDFYRDLSQAKPSDFIGTCASPMDSKRRAESWKRNRRALAYSTVGTPDYIAPEVFLQTGYGPACDWWSLGVIMYEMLMGYPPFCSDNPQDTYRKVMNWRETLIFPPEIPISEEAKETIINFCCEADRRLGSQRGLDDLKSVPFFRGVDWEHIRERPAAIPVEVRSIDDTSNFDEFPDVSLEIPSAPIPQGGEIAKDWVFINYTYKRFEVRNLE